From Pseudomonas vanderleydeniana, the proteins below share one genomic window:
- the nfuA gene encoding Fe-S biogenesis protein NfuA, with the protein MSAITITDAAHDYLADLLSKQNTPGIGIRIFITQPGTQYAETCIAYCKPGEEKPEDTALGLKSFTAWIDSFSEAFLDDAVVDYATDRMGGQLTIKAPNAKVPMVSADSPINERINYYLQTEINPGLASHGGQVSLIDVVEDGIAVLQFGGGCQGCGQADVTLKEGIERTLLERIPELKGVRDVTDHTQKENAYY; encoded by the coding sequence ATGAGCGCCATAACCATTACCGATGCCGCACACGATTATCTGGCGGACCTGCTGTCGAAGCAGAACACTCCAGGGATCGGTATCCGCATCTTCATCACCCAGCCGGGCACCCAGTATGCCGAGACTTGCATCGCCTACTGCAAGCCGGGCGAGGAAAAGCCTGAAGACACCGCGCTGGGCCTGAAAAGCTTCACTGCCTGGATCGACTCGTTCAGCGAGGCGTTCCTCGACGACGCGGTGGTCGACTATGCCACGGACCGCATGGGTGGTCAGCTGACCATCAAGGCGCCGAACGCCAAGGTGCCGATGGTCAGTGCCGACAGCCCGATCAACGAGCGCATCAACTACTACCTGCAAACCGAGATCAACCCCGGTTTGGCCAGCCATGGCGGCCAGGTCAGCCTGATCGACGTGGTCGAGGACGGCATCGCCGTACTGCAGTTCGGTGGTGGTTGCCAGGGCTGTGGCCAGGCCGACGTGACCTTGAAGGAAGGCATCGAGCGCACCCTGCTCGAGCGTATCCCCGAACTCAAGGGCGTGCGTGACGTCACCGACCATACGCAGAAAGAAAACGCCTACTACTAA
- the cobM gene encoding precorrin-4 C(11)-methyltransferase, translating to MTVYFIGAGPGDPELITVKGQRLIRSCPVIIYAGSLVPEAVLEGHRASQVINSAELHLEQIIDLIQAADAAGQDVARVHSGDPSLYGAIGEQIRHLRERGIAYEIVPGVTATAACAALLGAELTLPDISQSVILTRYADKTRMPAGEELADLAQHQATMAIHLGVNHLAKIVAELLPHYGEDCPIAVIHRATWPDQDWVQGTLADIQAKVEAKGFRRTALILVGRVLGSDHFSESSLYRAGHAHLYRP from the coding sequence ATGACCGTCTACTTCATCGGTGCCGGCCCCGGCGACCCGGAACTCATTACCGTCAAGGGTCAACGCCTGATCCGCAGTTGCCCGGTGATCATCTACGCAGGCTCGCTGGTACCCGAGGCCGTGCTGGAGGGACACCGCGCCAGCCAGGTGATCAACAGCGCCGAACTGCACCTGGAACAGATCATCGACCTGATCCAGGCCGCCGACGCCGCCGGACAGGATGTAGCCCGGGTGCATTCCGGAGACCCCTCCCTGTACGGCGCCATTGGCGAGCAGATCCGTCATCTGCGTGAGCGGGGCATCGCCTATGAAATCGTCCCCGGCGTCACCGCCACGGCCGCCTGCGCGGCCTTGCTCGGCGCCGAACTGACGCTGCCGGACATTTCCCAAAGCGTGATCCTGACCCGTTATGCCGACAAGACCCGGATGCCCGCTGGCGAAGAACTGGCGGACCTGGCCCAGCACCAGGCGACGATGGCGATTCACCTGGGCGTCAATCACCTGGCGAAGATCGTCGCCGAGCTGCTACCCCACTACGGCGAAGACTGCCCGATCGCTGTGATCCACCGCGCCACCTGGCCCGACCAGGACTGGGTCCAGGGCACGTTGGCGGACATCCAGGCCAAGGTCGAAGCCAAGGGTTTTCGGCGTACCGCGCTGATCCTGGTGGGGCGCGTACTGGGCAGCGACCACTTCAGCGAGTCATCCTTGTACCGGGCTGGCCATGCCCACCTGTACCGACCCTGA
- a CDS encoding NUDIX hydrolase: MSEQAFSGAKLALICGDQLLTYLRDMKESIPYPGHWDFAGGGREGEETPSECALRELDEEFSLRLGAERIEWTRRYPSVTQPGSHSWFLVGQLSQVEIAAIRFGDEGQYWRMMPIAEYLAHPLGVPYLQERLRDYLQDR, encoded by the coding sequence ATGTCCGAGCAAGCGTTCTCCGGTGCCAAGCTGGCACTGATCTGTGGCGACCAGTTGCTGACCTACCTGCGCGACATGAAGGAGAGTATTCCCTACCCCGGCCACTGGGACTTTGCCGGTGGCGGCCGCGAAGGCGAGGAAACCCCGAGCGAATGCGCCTTGCGCGAGCTGGACGAGGAGTTTTCCCTGCGTCTCGGCGCCGAGCGCATCGAGTGGACGCGACGCTACCCCAGCGTCACCCAGCCGGGCAGCCATTCATGGTTTCTGGTGGGGCAACTGAGCCAGGTGGAAATCGCGGCGATCCGCTTTGGCGACGAGGGACAGTATTGGCGGATGATGCCGATTGCCGAGTACCTGGCGCACCCACTGGGGGTGCCGTACCTGCAGGAGCGGCTGCGCGATTACCTGCAGGATAGGTAG
- a CDS encoding CbtA family protein yields MIQRIARTAGFSGLLAALLLTLLQSFWVAPLILEAETYEKAPASEAHEHTDAALAGHSHEHDAEAWEPEDGWQRVLSTTGGNLVVAVGFALMLAGLYTLRAPNRTSQGLLWGLAGYATFCLAPTLGLPPELPGTAAADLLQRQIWWASTAASTAVAIALLVFGRHWALKLLGVAIIVVPHVIGAPQPEVHSSLAPPALEAQFKIASQLTNAVFWLALGLVSAWLFRRKNDDQYPA; encoded by the coding sequence ATGATCCAGCGCATTGCCCGAACCGCCGGTTTCAGCGGACTGCTGGCCGCCCTGCTGCTGACCCTGCTACAGAGCTTCTGGGTCGCGCCACTGATTCTCGAGGCGGAAACCTACGAGAAGGCGCCTGCCAGCGAAGCCCATGAACACACCGATGCCGCCCTGGCCGGCCACAGCCATGAACACGATGCAGAAGCCTGGGAGCCTGAAGATGGCTGGCAGCGCGTGCTGTCGACCACAGGTGGCAACCTGGTAGTTGCCGTCGGCTTCGCCCTGATGCTCGCCGGCCTCTATACCCTGCGCGCACCCAATCGCACGTCCCAGGGACTGCTCTGGGGCCTGGCCGGCTATGCCACCTTCTGCCTGGCGCCCACCCTGGGGCTGCCGCCAGAGCTGCCCGGCACGGCCGCCGCGGACCTGCTGCAACGGCAGATCTGGTGGGCCAGCACCGCAGCGTCCACCGCCGTGGCCATCGCCCTGCTTGTGTTCGGTCGGCATTGGGCACTCAAGTTGCTCGGCGTGGCCATTATCGTGGTTCCTCACGTGATTGGCGCACCACAGCCGGAAGTACATTCGAGCCTTGCGCCGCCCGCACTGGAAGCGCAGTTCAAGATCGCCTCGCAATTGACCAACGCCGTCTTCTGGCTGGCCCTGGGCCTGGTCAGTGCGTGGCTGTTCCGTCGCAAGAACGACGATCAGTACCCGGCATGA
- a CDS encoding cobalamin biosynthesis protein, whose amino-acid sequence MTTPDAKPTLAVGFGCRQGCEAPVLLQLLEQSLLARRIDLASIAGLASIDGKRHEPGLIELARHLQLPLVFFEAAALQPYEPRLSHRSSLAFARTGCHGVAESAALALAEQLGQAPASLLISRQKHPQATFALAWTGQNP is encoded by the coding sequence ATGACAACTCCCGACGCGAAACCGACCTTGGCGGTTGGTTTCGGTTGCCGACAAGGTTGCGAAGCCCCGGTGCTGCTGCAGTTGCTGGAACAATCGCTGCTGGCCCGGCGAATCGACCTGGCCAGCATCGCAGGCCTGGCCAGCATCGACGGGAAACGCCACGAGCCGGGACTGATTGAACTGGCCCGGCACCTGCAACTGCCATTGGTGTTCTTCGAGGCCGCGGCCCTGCAGCCGTATGAGCCTCGCCTGAGCCATCGTTCGAGCCTGGCTTTTGCCCGCACCGGCTGCCACGGCGTGGCCGAAAGTGCCGCGCTGGCCCTGGCCGAACAGCTGGGCCAGGCCCCGGCCAGTCTGCTGATTTCACGCCAAAAGCACCCGCAGGCTACCTTTGCGCTGGCCTGGACCGGGCAAAACCCCTGA
- a CDS encoding fatty acid cis/trans isomerase, producing the protein MSRRFVSVFLLLLFSGVTQAQSPAPAISYTQDVQPIFTEKCVACHACYDSACQLNLGSAEGAARGASKLPVYDGDRSKALEPTRLYIDAHTPLQWRQKTFYSVLDAQGSQAALMARMLELGHRTPLEPNAKLPDNIVLGLNRQNMCPLPEEFDGYAGAHPKEGMPLAVTGLTDSQYAILRHWLAIGAPMDAKPLAPTAREAQQITQWESLLNAPGARESLVARWLYEHWFLAHVYFDGGESGHFFQWVRSRTPSGQPIDLINTRRPNDDPGTQVYYRLWPVQGAIVHKTHITYALSAAKMARIKTLFYSGDWQVSALPGYGPQRRANPFETFEAIPAAARYQFMLDNAEYFVDTFIRGPVCRGQIATDVIRDNFWAFFQAPEHDLYITDPSYRGKATPLLAMPGQNDDVGSVLSLWLAYRDKRNEYESLRSKAYARVPAPSWSTLWAGNDNALLSIFRHFDSATVTKGLIGEVPQTMWLFDYPLLERTYYQLAVNFDVFGNVSHQAQTRLYFDLIRNGAEQNFLRLMPADSRDAYLDDWYQNSGKIKMWMDYERIDDSKPTALKLDEKDPKRDFAKQLLARYGELNAHPDPINRCDGAYCSRPNIVPALQEAEQSLSRLTSRPAAGLRVIDQLPEATMLRIETREGKRAIYSLLRNRAHSNVAFMLGEAYRYQPGLDTVTIYPGVLTSYPNFMFNVPAEQVPAFVDAMEQAKDAAAFEQIVRRWGIRRSHPQFWFYFHDLTTYLKETDPVNAGVLDMNRYENL; encoded by the coding sequence ATGTCGCGTCGCTTTGTCAGCGTTTTCTTACTGCTGTTGTTCAGCGGTGTCACTCAGGCGCAAAGCCCGGCCCCTGCGATCTCCTATACCCAAGATGTCCAGCCGATCTTCACCGAGAAATGCGTGGCCTGTCATGCCTGCTACGACTCGGCCTGCCAGCTCAACCTGGGCAGTGCCGAAGGTGCTGCACGGGGCGCCTCGAAGCTGCCGGTCTACGACGGTGACCGCAGCAAGGCGCTCGAGCCGACTCGGCTGTACATCGATGCCCATACCCCACTGCAATGGCGACAGAAGACGTTCTACTCGGTGCTCGATGCCCAGGGCAGCCAGGCGGCACTGATGGCGCGCATGCTGGAGTTGGGCCATCGCACGCCGCTGGAGCCCAATGCCAAGCTGCCGGATAACATCGTGCTGGGCCTGAACCGGCAGAACATGTGCCCGCTGCCCGAAGAGTTCGACGGTTATGCCGGTGCCCATCCGAAGGAGGGCATGCCATTGGCGGTGACCGGGCTGACCGATAGTCAGTATGCGATCCTGCGACACTGGCTGGCCATCGGCGCGCCGATGGATGCCAAGCCGCTGGCGCCGACGGCCCGCGAGGCGCAGCAGATCACCCAGTGGGAGAGCCTGCTCAATGCGCCGGGTGCCCGGGAAAGCCTGGTGGCACGCTGGCTGTACGAGCACTGGTTCCTGGCCCATGTCTATTTTGACGGCGGCGAGTCCGGGCATTTCTTCCAGTGGGTGCGTTCGCGCACGCCCAGCGGCCAGCCGATCGACCTGATCAACACCCGGCGGCCCAACGACGATCCCGGTACCCAGGTCTACTACCGTCTATGGCCGGTACAGGGCGCGATCGTCCACAAGACTCACATCACCTATGCCCTGAGCGCGGCGAAAATGGCGCGGATCAAGACCCTCTTCTATAGCGGCGACTGGCAGGTCAGTGCCTTGCCGGGCTACGGGCCGCAACGCCGGGCCAACCCGTTTGAAACCTTCGAGGCGATTCCGGCGGCCGCGCGCTACCAGTTCATGCTCGACAACGCCGAATATTTCGTCGACACCTTCATCCGTGGGCCGGTCTGCCGCGGACAGATTGCGACCGATGTGATTCGTGACAACTTCTGGGCGTTCTTCCAGGCCCCGGAGCATGACCTGTACATCACCGACCCGAGTTATCGCGGCAAGGCCACGCCGCTGCTGGCGATGCCCGGGCAGAACGACGATGTTGGCAGTGTGTTGAGCCTGTGGTTGGCCTACCGCGACAAGCGCAACGAGTACGAGTCGCTGCGCTCGAAGGCCTATGCCCGGGTGCCGGCGCCCAGCTGGTCGACCCTGTGGGCTGGCAACGACAACGCCTTGCTGAGCATTTTCCGCCATTTTGACAGCGCCACGGTGACCAAGGGGCTGATCGGCGAGGTGCCGCAGACCATGTGGCTGTTCGACTACCCGCTGCTGGAGCGCACCTACTACCAGTTGGCGGTGAACTTCGACGTGTTCGGCAACGTCTCGCACCAGGCCCAGACCCGGCTGTACTTCGACCTGATCCGCAACGGTGCCGAGCAGAACTTCCTGCGCCTGATGCCAGCCGATTCGCGCGATGCCTACCTCGACGACTGGTACCAGAACAGCGGCAAGATCAAGATGTGGATGGATTACGAGCGTATCGACGACAGCAAGCCGACGGCGCTGAAGCTCGACGAGAAGGACCCCAAGCGGGACTTCGCCAAGCAGTTGCTGGCGCGCTATGGCGAGCTCAACGCCCATCCGGACCCGATCAACCGCTGCGATGGGGCCTACTGTTCGCGGCCCAATATCGTCCCGGCGTTGCAGGAGGCCGAACAGTCGCTGAGTCGCCTGACTTCACGTCCGGCGGCAGGTCTCAGGGTGATCGACCAACTGCCTGAAGCCACGATGCTGCGCATCGAGACCCGTGAGGGTAAACGCGCGATCTACAGCCTGCTACGCAACCGTGCCCACAGCAACGTGGCGTTCATGCTCGGCGAGGCCTACCGCTATCAGCCGGGCCTGGATACCGTGACCATCTACCCGGGGGTGCTGACCAGCTACCCGAACTTCATGTTCAACGTACCTGCCGAGCAGGTGCCGGCGTTCGTCGATGCCATGGAGCAGGCCAAGGATGCCGCGGCGTTCGAGCAGATCGTCCGGCGTTGGGGGATACGCCGTAGCCATCCGCAGTTCTGGTTCTATTTCCATGACCTGACGACCTATCTCAAGGAAACCGATCCGGTGAATGCGGGCGTGCTGGACATGAACCGTTACGAGAACCTGTGA